The following nucleotide sequence is from Catenulispora sp. GP43.
GATGAACGGCTTCAGGGTCGGGTTCGAGCCGGACAGGTCGCTGGCCGCGTCCTGGGTGGCCGGCAGCAGGTCGTACTCGTTGTCGAACTGCTCCTGGTACTTCTTCTGCAGCGCGAAGTCGAGGAACTCGCCGATCGCGGTCTTGTGGTCCGAGTGGGTGTTGAAGGCCTCGATGAAGTCGGCGACACCCAGCGGGGAGGACACCGGGCCGGACTTGCCGGGGATCTGCGCGGACTTCCAGTTGTCGCCGATGTTGCCCTCCTTGAGGATCGGCACCAGCGCCGGGGAGCCGTTCAGCATGCCGATGTTGCCGGCCGCGAAGTCCTTCCACAGGTCCGTGCGGTCCTTGGTGCCCGGGTCCGGCTCGGTCAGGCCGGGCTTGACCAGGTTGTCGGTCAGCCACTGGAAGGTCTGGACGTTGGCCGGCGAGTTGATCGCCCACTTGCCGGAGGAGTCCTTGTAACCGCCGCCGTTGCCCAGGGTCCACAGGTAGGTCTCGGCCTGCGCCTCCTCCGAGCCCAGCGGGAGGCCGTAGCCGGTCTTGCCCAGCGCCTTGATCTTGGCGGCGTCGGCCGCCACGTCGGCCCAGGTCTGCGGCGCGGCGGTGATGCCGGCCTGCTGGAACAGCTGCGTGTTGTAGAAGAACGCGCGGGTGGAGGTGGTGAACGGTATGCCGTACTGCGCCTGGCTGCCGTCCTGGCCCTTGGTCTGGCCGAGCTGGGCCACGTGCGGGATCAGGTTGGACAGGGTCGACGGGGAGACGATGTCCGAGGCCTTGTAGAGCAGGCCCTGCGCCGCGACGTCGGCGTAGCCGCCGCCCTCGAACAGGTCCGGCGCGTCGTTGTTCTGCAGCGCCGTGGTCAGCTTGGTGGCCAGGTTGTCCCAGGTCGCCATCTCCAGGTTGACCTTGACGTTCGGGTACTTGGCCTGGAAGTCGTTGATGATCTGAGTCCAGTACAGCTTGGTGTCGTCCTTGTCGGTGCTGCCGTAGTTCGGGGCGAGCAGCGTGATCGTCACCGGCTTGGAGGAGCTGCCGCCGGAGGACGAGGACGAGCTGGAAGAGGACTTGCTGGACGAGCACGCCGACAGGGCGAGAGCCGCGGCCAGACCGGTCGCGGCGATAGTGACGAGACGCTTCACCTGGGATCCACCTTTGTAGGAAGGGTGAGGGTTGGGGACTTCAGGTCGTGACGCTGGGACACGCTAATCACCTTTGGCCCGGCGGTATAGACCAGAGGAGCCTCAGGTATAGACCAGTTATCGAACCGTCATCTCGGGATCCCCTCAAAAGCGGACATAGTCGGGCGTAATCAAGCCCTTGAAAGCGTCTTCACGATGAACCGCTGTTGAGCCGCAGATGTTGGCCGGGCGCTCCGGCGCGGTCTCCCGCGCCGGCGAAGGACGCCGCCGGTGTGACCGGATCGTTCCGTATCGAGGCCGGAACGGGTCTGCCGTCCGCCGGCCCGGGCGCCGATCATGGAGGCATGACACAGCGAGCCCTCATCATCATCGACGTCCAGGAGTCCTTCCGCGCCCGCCCGATCTGGCGGCTGATCGACAACCCGGACATCGCCGACGACGTCAACCGCCTCGTGGACCACGCCCGCGCCAACGACGACCTGGTGGTCTGGGTCCTGCACGAGGAGCCGGGCAGCGGCACCGCCTTCGACCCGGCCTCCGGGCACGTCCGCTACCTGGACGGCCTGCGCGAGCCGGCCGCCGGCGACATCGAGGTCCGCAAGACCTCGCACAACGCGTTCACCACCACCAACCTGCAGCAGCGGCTCACCGAGCACGGCGTGACCGAGCTGGCGATCTGCGGCATCCGCACCGAGCAGTGCTGCGAGACCACCGCGCGGGTCGGCTCCGACCTGGGCTACCAGGTGACGTTCGTGGTGGACGCGACCGCGACCAACCCGATCCCGCACCCGGACGGGCCGCAGGACCCGACCCCCGAGGAGTTGGAGGCCGACCCGCGCGCGCTGCCGGCCGCGGCCGTCGTGGAGCGCACCGTCTTCGCGTTGGCGCACCGCTTCGCGACCATCGCGACGGTGGACGGCGTGGTCGGCGCGGTCGGCGCGGTCGGCGCGGGCACCGCGGCCGCGGTCCCGGTAGGCTGACCGGATTGTGAGGGTCGTCTTCCTGCTCATCCCGCGCCTGCACCTGTTGGACCTGTCGGGTCCGGCGCAGGCCTTCTCCACCGCGGACGATTGCGGCTACCCGTACGAGCTGCGGTACTACGCCGAGCAGGAGGACATCGTCAGCGCGCAGGGCGTCCGGCTGCGCGCCGAGACCGAGTGGCCCGGCGCCGGCCCGGAGGACCTGGTCGTGGTCCCGGGCTGGCGCTCGCCCAGCCTCAAGGGCAGCCCGCGCCCGGGACGGGAGCTGCTGCGCCGGCTGGCCGAGCACCACGCCGCCGGCGGCACCGTGGCCAGCGTCTGCTCCGGCGCCGAGGTGCTGGGCCAGGCCGGGCTGCTGGACGACCGGCGCTGCACGACGCACCACGATCTGCAGGACGAACTCGCCGCGCGCTACCCGCGGGCCCGGGTCGAACGCGACGTGGTCTACGTGACCGACCACCGGGTGGTGACCTCGGCCGGCATCGCCAGCGGCATCGATCTGGCGCTGCACCTGGTGGCCGAGCGCCACGGCCCGGCCGCCGCGGCCAAGATCGCCCGCGAGATGGTGGTGTACGCGCGCCGCTCCGGCGAGGAGTCCCAGGACAGTGCGATGCTGCGGCACCGCTGGCATCTGCGCGACGCGGTGCACCGCGCGCAGGACCGGATCGACGCGGCCTACGCCGAGCCGTTGCGGCTGGCGGATCTGGCGCGCGCCGGCGGCGTCAGCGAGCGTACTTTGACGCGGCAATTCGTGGAGAGCACAGGCATGACTCCGTTGCGTTACCAGCAAACGCTGCGGGTGGAGCGCGCCGAGAATCTGATCGGGCACGGCGCGACGGTCGAGGCGGCCGCGCGCGCTGTGGGCTTCGCCGATGCCCGTATGCTGCGCCGACTGCGTTCGCGCGTGATGTAGGACACGCCGTTTCACCCATTTTCATCGCAACCGCGTACCCCGGTGTAAGCGTCTGAGGACCGGCGGGCAATTCCAGCAAGCTGGCGGTGGCCATCAATGAATGGCCATACTCTGAGGCTGGATCGGGGACCGGAGCGAGAGGATTGTGGATGACACCGGCACCGACGGGAAGGACCGGCGACGGCTATCCGGGACGCGGGGTACCTCCGCGGCCGGACCGGCCGCAGGGACCGCCCCGCAGCCGTGACGTACCGCGTCCCCGGCCCCCTCAGGACCCGCGCCAGGGCCCTCCGGCCGAGCCGCGGACGCCGTGGGACGACTACAACCAGGCTCCGCAGTACCCGCAGGGCCGGGACCCGCGGGCCGGGCAGCAGCCGCCGCAGCGTGATCCGCGCGATCCGAGCTACCAGCAGCGCGATCCTCGTGATCCCGGCTACCAGCAGCGCGATCCCCGCGATCCTCGCGACCCGAGCTACCAGCAGCGGCCGGAGCACCCGCGTAACGGCTACCCGCAGCCGGGCCAGCCGCCGGCCCCGGGCCGCCAGCAGGCCGGCCGTCAGCAGCAGGCGCCGAGCTACCAGCAGAGCCCGAGCTACCAGCGCGTGGACCGGGCGGCGCAGGACATAGGCTCGCTGGACGAGACCCACATCCCGCGCGGCACGCGGCGCCGGATCCCTCAAAACCCTGAGGAACTCCGTCACCCTGAGGATCTTCATCCGGCGGAGTACTCCTCGAGCCACCAGGACGGCTACGGCCCCGACGGCTACGACGAAGACGGCTTCGGCCCCGACGGCGAGGACGAGGACGACCTCGCGGAGTCCGGCGAGCGCGGGGGCCGCGGCCGCCGGCGGGCCGGCTCGCGCCGCAAGGACCGGCTGACCCCGGCCCAGCGCCGCCGCCGGAAACTCATATTCCGGGGCGTGGCCGGCGTCATGGCCATATTCCTGTTCCTGACCAGCTACTCGCTCTACGGCGCGCTGAGCGCCCCGGGCAACATGAGCAACCAGGCGCGGATCGCGGAGTGGGCCCGCGGGAAGGGCATGGGCTTCGCCGTGTCCTGGATGGAGAACCAGCAGTACCAGAACAACAAGCCCAAGACCGGCGGCAACCTGTCCCCGCAGCAGCTGGCCGACCTGGCCCCGCCGTCGGCGACGCCGACGCTGGCCAAGAACGACCACCTGCTGCCGCCCATGAAGCCGTTCGTGCCGAACCCGGCGCCCGGCGAGGGCGACTGGCAGCCGGCGGTGGTGCTGAACGGCGCCCCGGTGATCCAGATCGCGAAGCTGCGCTCGGACCCGCAGCACCTGGAGTACCTGTCGGCGGTGGCGTGGATGGACCAGAAGCACGCCAGCTTCATCCTGCACCCCGGCTCCCAGCAGCCCGGCACGTCCGGCTACAGCCAGACCGACCACCTGGCCGGCGACCAGCTCAAGAACCTGATCGCGACGTGGAACGGCGCCTTCCTGCTGAACCCGAACGACGCGCACGGCGGCTTCTACCTCAACGGCAAGACCTACGGCACCCTGATGCCGGGCGCGGCCTCGGAGGTGTTCTACAAGGACGGCACGATGAACGTCGGGTCCTGGAACTCCGGCGCGGGCTTCCAGATGGACCCGAACGTGGTCGGCGTCCGGCAGAACCTGCAGCTGCTGGTGGACAACGGCCAGATCAACCCGCAGGTGAACAGCGACGACAAGAAGCTGTGGGGCGTGACCATCAAGAACGCGTACTTCGTGTGGCGCTCCGGGATCGGCATCACCGCCGACGGCAGCATCGTCTACGCGATGGGCCCGGCGCTGTCCGTGCCGACCCTGGCCGAGCTGTTGCAGCGGGCCGGCGCGGTCCGGGGGATGGAGCTGGACATCAACCCGGAGTGGGTGTCCTACATGACCTACGACGGCAGTAAGGACCCGACGAACCCGGTCCCGACGAAGCTGCTGGACTTCGCCCGCACCGGGCAGCGGTACTTCTCCACCGAGGAGCGCGACTTCGTGGCCGTATACAGCCGTTAACCCAAAGGTCTCTCGCTCTCACGCTCCCCTGTCGCTACCTTGGTTCGGTAGCGAGAGGGGAGCGCTGTTTTCCATGAACGGGACCGTTTTCGGGATCATCCTGATCGTGCTCGCGGCGGCCGGAGGGGCCGCTTTGTGGGTGGACACCATCCGCAAGCGCGACAAGCAATAGTCGGCTGGAGCTCAGTACCCGCCGCCACCGCCACCAGAACTGGAACTCGGAGGACTGCTCGGGTTGGACGGCATCGAGCCGGGTGCTCCGGCTCCGACGGCCAGGGCCGGGGTGGCGACGTACCAAGTGCCACCGCTGCCCTCGCCGTTCGCCTGGCCGGCAGCGCTGTCACCGGTGTACTCGTACAGCGGGTGGCCGTTGTAGACGACCTGGCCGTTCGAGACGGTCAGCTTGCCGGTGACGGTGGTGGCCGCGCTCGGAGTGGCGGCCTTCAGTCCCGGCCAGACCGCGGCGCAGCTGCCCGTGCACGTCGGCATGCCGCCGGCGGTGTCCGGGGTGAAGTAGTAGAGCGTGTGGCCGTCCGGTGCGGTGAGGACCACGGTCTGCGTCCCGTTGACGCCGACCGTGGCGCTGTTCACCGTGGTGCCCGTGGTGCTGGACATGCTCGGCGGGGTGGACGGCGTGCTCGAGGCCGAGGAACTCTTGCCGGACGACGACGAGCAGGCCGAGGCCAGTGCCAGCAGCGCCACCGCCGACACCGCCCCGGCGACACGCGCGGTGCGGGGGATACCCGGCTTGACCATGATCGTGCCTCCTTACGGCAGGTGGAGGTTTCGAACCTCCACTTTTGGCACGTATCGGGGGCCGTCGTGGTTCGGCCGGGCTCCCCGCGCTCCCGCGCGGGCCGGCCGGCTCAGTCGAGCTGGATCAGCGTCAGCGTGGTCCACACCCCGACGTGGATCCGGTACCCGGCCTCGACCGGGAACGCCTGGTTCGCCGGGATCGGGGCGGTGTCGTCGTTGAGCACGGTGCCGTTCATCGACTCCAGGTCCACCACCTGCCAGCCGCCGTCCGGGCGGTGCTGGAGCACCGCGTGCAGATGCGACACCCCCGGGTCGGTCGGCGGGCCGGTCAGGTCGATGTCCACGGTGCCGCGCTTGCCCGTGCGGCCGATGCGCACCGTGTCGCCCTTGAGCTCGAACTGGCGCTCCGGACAGTACGGCGGGAAGGGGTAGGCGTTGGGGTCGATCTCGCCCTCGGCGACCACGGCGTCGTAGTACGCGCGGTCGGCGCTGGCGATCGCGATCCACTGCGCAGTGCTCCCGGAGGCGGCGCCGCCGATACCGGTCGGATCGGACGTGACAGTCCGGGCCAGCGGGTCGGAGTCCGGGTCGGTCTGCGGACCGGGGTTCACCGGGCCGCCGGTCTGGCTGGAGCCGGACCGGCCCGATCCGGTCTGGCCCGAGTTGCTCTGGCCGGAGCCGGTCTGTCCAGATCCGGTCTGCGCCGAGCCGTTCTGGCCCGAGCCGCTGCGCAGGCGCTCCGCCTCCCGCTGCTCGGCCTCGCGCTGTTCGGCCTCCCGCTGCGCCTTCTCCGCCTTGCGCAGCTCGGCCTCGATGTCCAGCTGCGGCTGGTCGACCGTCTTGCCGGTCTGCTCGTCGGCGAAGTTGAACCCGCAGCCCTCGCAGAAGGTGTCGCCTGCCTGCCTGGGCAGCAGGCAGTTCGGGCACGGCTCGCCGGCCGAGCCGTAGTTCGGCGCGCCGCCGCCGCTCGGGGACGAACCCCCGGCCGCGTGCGCCGGCGTGCCGATCGACAGGCCGCACTCGTCGCAGTAGTCGGTCGCGACCGACTGGTGTCCGTCCGGACACTGGGCCATCATCGTCCACCCGCCTCAACGCCGGCCGCGGCACGCCGCCGCGGCTTGTCCACCGTCGCCATCCTCAGCACCCCCGCCAGATCTCAGTTCCGCTTGGCGCGCACGGTCTTGGTGGAGTCCACCTCGAGCTCCATCGCGTCGCCCTTGTCCACCTTGGCCTTGGCCCGCACCTTGGACGTGGCCGGGTCGACCTCGGTCACCTTGCGCAGCATCTTCACGGTGTCCTCGTGCCCGGACTCCACCGCCAGGTCCATGGCGCGGCCCAGGCGCGCGGTGGCGGTGTCCAGGTCTCCGGCGGCCTGGGCGTCCAGGCCCTCCTGGATGGCCGAGGCCATCTCGGCCTGGCCGGTGTAGTGCGCCACCCGGCCGTTGATGCGGGTGGACAGGTCGGTGTCCTCGGTCCACACCGCGCGGATCTTGCCCTCGCCCAACAGCGTGGCGCCGCCGGCGTCCTTGGCCACCAGCTGCACCCGGCCGGCCAGCTTCTCCTGGCCGATGTTGCCCGGCTCGACCTCGACGCAGACGTGGTACTCGCGCGTCTCCGCGCCCCACGCGCCGGTCGGGTAGTCGCCGGTGAGCGGGTTGTCGCCGGGCACGCGCATCCCGGACAGGTCCGCCAGGTTCGGGCTGACCTGCTTGACGTAGCGGACGGTCGCGCCCTTGGGCGCCCACAGCCGCAGCGCGACGTCGGCGACCTCCTTGCCCATGGAGTTGACCATCATCTCGCGGAAGTCGTCGGCCAGCTTGGCCGGCTCGCGGATGATGCCCACGGTGCCCAGCAGCGCGTCGGCGATCTTGCGCAGCTCCTTGGGCTCCCAGTCCTCGCCGATGCCGCGGCAGTCGGCGGTGAAGTTGCCGACGCTGGACTGAATGGCGCGCGCCAGGTCCGCCGGCGTCTCGGACTCGTCCTTGCCGTCGGTGAGCAGGATCGCGTGCTTGATCGCGTGCGGGTGGGTGTCGAAGATCCGGCCGGCCTGGGCCAGCCAGCGGCCCATCGCGGTGCCGCCGTTGGCGTGCAGGCGCCCGACCGCGTCCTTGGCCGCGGCGCGGCTCTGGTAGTCGGCGCGCAGCAGCTGCCCGCCGGTCGGGTAGACCACGCGCGCGCCCTCGGTGCCGGCCACCACCGCGAAGTAGGCGCCGTCGCTCAGGGTGTCGATGGCGACCTTGGTGGCCTCCTTGGCCGCCATCATCTTGGTCCGCGGGTAGTCCATGGACCCCGAGCAGTCGATGATGATGACCTCGACGTTCTCCGTGCCCGAGGCCGGAGCCCCGTAGGAGGCCGCGGCCGGGGCCGGTGCTCCCCCGGCCGCCGCGGTCGCGGTCAGCGTGACCACCGCGTGCACCTCACGCGCGCCGGCGGCCAGGAACTCGTTCTGGTTGATCTCGAAGGCGAAGTCTGGGTACTGGCTCATGGCTGCTGACATGCTCCTGTCATGCGGACGGTTCGGCGGGTGCCTGAACCGGATAGGGAACGAGTACGGCGGTGATGTTGTCGTGGCCGCCGGAGTCCAGGGCCTTCTTGACCAGCCGCGCCGCCGCGCCGAACGGGTCCGTCAGCGCCTCGGGCAGCGCGAGCCCGGCCAGGTCCACGGCCTTCTCCACGTAGTTCCACAGGCCGTCGCTGCACACCAGGACGGCGCCGGGCCCGTCCGGGGTGAAGCGCGCCAGGTGCGGTTCGGGGGTGCCGGAGTCGGCGCCGAGCCAGGCC
It contains:
- a CDS encoding extracellular solute-binding protein produces the protein MKRLVTIAATGLAAALALSACSSSKSSSSSSSSSGGSSSKPVTITLLAPNYGSTDKDDTKLYWTQIINDFQAKYPNVKVNLEMATWDNLATKLTTALQNNDAPDLFEGGGYADVAAQGLLYKASDIVSPSTLSNLIPHVAQLGQTKGQDGSQAQYGIPFTTSTRAFFYNTQLFQQAGITAAPQTWADVAADAAKIKALGKTGYGLPLGSEEAQAETYLWTLGNGGGYKDSSGKWAINSPANVQTFQWLTDNLVKPGLTEPDPGTKDRTDLWKDFAAGNIGMLNGSPALVPILKEGNIGDNWKSAQIPGKSGPVSSPLGVADFIEAFNTHSDHKTAIGEFLDFALQKKYQEQFDNEYDLLPATQDAASDLSGSNPTLKPFIDALPSAAWYPSSDPNWDPASQKVKDIVGKAVTSDPKGVLDQIQAVATASN
- a CDS encoding isochorismatase family protein → MTQRALIIIDVQESFRARPIWRLIDNPDIADDVNRLVDHARANDDLVVWVLHEEPGSGTAFDPASGHVRYLDGLREPAAGDIEVRKTSHNAFTTTNLQQRLTEHGVTELAICGIRTEQCCETTARVGSDLGYQVTFVVDATATNPIPHPDGPQDPTPEELEADPRALPAAAVVERTVFALAHRFATIATVDGVVGAVGAVGAGTAAAVPVG
- a CDS encoding GlxA family transcriptional regulator; the encoded protein is MVRVVFLLIPRLHLLDLSGPAQAFSTADDCGYPYELRYYAEQEDIVSAQGVRLRAETEWPGAGPEDLVVVPGWRSPSLKGSPRPGRELLRRLAEHHAAGGTVASVCSGAEVLGQAGLLDDRRCTTHHDLQDELAARYPRARVERDVVYVTDHRVVTSAGIASGIDLALHLVAERHGPAAAAKIAREMVVYARRSGEESQDSAMLRHRWHLRDAVHRAQDRIDAAYAEPLRLADLARAGGVSERTLTRQFVESTGMTPLRYQQTLRVERAENLIGHGATVEAAARAVGFADARMLRRLRSRVM
- a CDS encoding phosphodiester glycosidase family protein — protein: MTPAPTGRTGDGYPGRGVPPRPDRPQGPPRSRDVPRPRPPQDPRQGPPAEPRTPWDDYNQAPQYPQGRDPRAGQQPPQRDPRDPSYQQRDPRDPGYQQRDPRDPRDPSYQQRPEHPRNGYPQPGQPPAPGRQQAGRQQQAPSYQQSPSYQRVDRAAQDIGSLDETHIPRGTRRRIPQNPEELRHPEDLHPAEYSSSHQDGYGPDGYDEDGFGPDGEDEDDLAESGERGGRGRRRAGSRRKDRLTPAQRRRRKLIFRGVAGVMAIFLFLTSYSLYGALSAPGNMSNQARIAEWARGKGMGFAVSWMENQQYQNNKPKTGGNLSPQQLADLAPPSATPTLAKNDHLLPPMKPFVPNPAPGEGDWQPAVVLNGAPVIQIAKLRSDPQHLEYLSAVAWMDQKHASFILHPGSQQPGTSGYSQTDHLAGDQLKNLIATWNGAFLLNPNDAHGGFYLNGKTYGTLMPGAASEVFYKDGTMNVGSWNSGAGFQMDPNVVGVRQNLQLLVDNGQINPQVNSDDKKLWGVTIKNAYFVWRSGIGITADGSIVYAMGPALSVPTLAELLQRAGAVRGMELDINPEWVSYMTYDGSKDPTNPVPTKLLDFARTGQRYFSTEERDFVAVYSR
- a CDS encoding FHA domain-containing protein is translated as MMAQCPDGHQSVATDYCDECGLSIGTPAHAAGGSSPSGGGAPNYGSAGEPCPNCLLPRQAGDTFCEGCGFNFADEQTGKTVDQPQLDIEAELRKAEKAQREAEQREAEQREAERLRSGSGQNGSAQTGSGQTGSGQSNSGQTGSGRSGSSQTGGPVNPGPQTDPDSDPLARTVTSDPTGIGGAASGSTAQWIAIASADRAYYDAVVAEGEIDPNAYPFPPYCPERQFELKGDTVRIGRTGKRGTVDIDLTGPPTDPGVSHLHAVLQHRPDGGWQVVDLESMNGTVLNDDTAPIPANQAFPVEAGYRIHVGVWTTLTLIQLD
- a CDS encoding VWA domain-containing protein; protein product: MSQYPDFAFEINQNEFLAAGAREVHAVVTLTATAAAGGAPAPAAASYGAPASGTENVEVIIIDCSGSMDYPRTKMMAAKEATKVAIDTLSDGAYFAVVAGTEGARVVYPTGGQLLRADYQSRAAAKDAVGRLHANGGTAMGRWLAQAGRIFDTHPHAIKHAILLTDGKDESETPADLARAIQSSVGNFTADCRGIGEDWEPKELRKIADALLGTVGIIREPAKLADDFREMMVNSMGKEVADVALRLWAPKGATVRYVKQVSPNLADLSGMRVPGDNPLTGDYPTGAWGAETREYHVCVEVEPGNIGQEKLAGRVQLVAKDAGGATLLGEGKIRAVWTEDTDLSTRINGRVAHYTGQAEMASAIQEGLDAQAAGDLDTATARLGRAMDLAVESGHEDTVKMLRKVTEVDPATSKVRAKAKVDKGDAMELEVDSTKTVRAKRN